One window from the genome of Haliaeetus albicilla chromosome 26, bHalAlb1.1, whole genome shotgun sequence encodes:
- the TMEM250 gene encoding transmembrane protein 250 — protein MPVIPIPRRVRSFHGPHTTCLHSACGPVRTTHLVRTKYNNFDIYLKSRWMYGFIRFLLYFSCSLFTSILWVALSILFCLQYLGIRIFLRFQYKLSIILLLLGRRRVDFSLMNELLIYGIHVTMLLVGGLGWCFMVFVDM, from the coding sequence ATGCCTGTAATCCCCATTCCCCGCCGGGTCCGTTCATTCCACGGCCCCCACACGACCTGCCTGCATTCGGCCTGTGGCCCGGTAAGGACCACTCACTTGGTGCGTACCAAGTACAACAATTTCGACATCTATCTCAAATCCCGATGGATGTATGGATTCATCCGTTTCCTGCTGTACTTCAGCTGCAGCTTGTTTACCTCCATCCTCTGGGTGGCACTCTCTATCTTGTTTTGCCTTCAGTACCTTGGCATCCGGATCTTTCTGCGTTTCCAGTACAAACTCTCCATCATCCTCCTCTTACTGGGGCGAAGGCGGGTAGACTTCAGCCTCATGAATGAACTGCTCATCTATGGAATTCATGTGACCATGCTGCTAGTGGGGGGGCTGGGATGGTGTTTCATGGTATTTGTGGatatgtaa